A genomic region of Trifolium pratense cultivar HEN17-A07 linkage group LG3, ARS_RC_1.1, whole genome shotgun sequence contains the following coding sequences:
- the LOC123915482 gene encoding protein SPEAR3-like, translated as MDHSNNYYGEEAYFGNGNSSSSSSSSRKGKKSNSNSDHNNKARKQPQRGLGVAQLEKIRLHSHQLQTPYHPPPPNYYNYHPSHFNYNEDPRVQMSYSPNSYAFQPHSTMMGLPEYERTNNIRYEDSQPRWQHANVIVENQSHSQTNITQPFLNLYDSQDIDMKKHRSGSLDSQTSDTQELDLELRLSLY; from the exons ATGGATCATAGCAATAATTATTATGGAGAAGAAGCATACTTTGGAAATGGaaattcttcatcatcatcatcatcatcaaggAAAGGGAAGAAGAGTAATTCAAATTCAGATCATAATAATAAAGCAAGAAAGCAGCCACAAAGAGGACTTGGTGTTGCTCAATTGGAGAAAATCAGATTACATTCTCATCAATTGCAGACCCCTTATCATCCACCTCCTCCTAATTATTATAACTACCATCCATCTCATTTCAATTACAAT GAAGATCCAAGAGTACAAATGTCATACTCACCTAATTCATATGCCTTCCAACCTCACAGTACTATG ATGGGCCTACCTGAATATGAAAGAACAAACAACATCAGATATGAGGATTCTCAGCCAAG GTGGCAACATGCCAATGTGATCGTGGAGAACCAATCTCATTCTCAAACAAACATAACTCAACCTTTTCTAAATCTATAT GACTCACAAGACATAGATATGAAGAAGCATAGGAGTGGTTCTTTGGATTCTCAAACAAGTGATACTCAAGAGCTAGATTTGGAGCTCAGATTATCTCTGTATTAA
- the LOC123915483 gene encoding transmembrane protein 234 homolog has product MEKMIAVGLIWGATNAIMRRGALLWDEALKSSSAKQPHPHSTNLAQKIIFSVRKWLILLSIWQYSIPFIINLSASATFFSILSDAPLSLAVPVTNATTFASTALFATLLGEPTNLPRTFFGTALIIIGICLCINS; this is encoded by the coding sequence ATGGAGAAGATGATCGCAGTTGGTCTAATATGGGGCGCCACAAACGCTATCATGCGCCGTGGTGCACTTCTCTGGGACGAAGCACTCAAATCTTCCTCAGCAAAACAACCACATCCTCACTCAACAAATCTCGCTCAAAAAATCATCTTCTCTGTACGCAAATGGCTCATACTTCTCTCCATCTGGCAATACTCAATCCCCTTCATCATTAATCTCTCCGCCTCCGCCACTTTCTTCTCCATTCTCTCCGATGCTCCTCTCTCCCTTGCTGTCCCAGTCACCAACGCCACCACTTTTGCCTCCACTGCTCTATTTGCCACTCTCCTCGGTGAACCAACCAACCTCCCCCGTACTTTCTTCGGTACCGCTCTCATCATCATCGGTATTTGCTTGTGTATTAATTCCTAG
- the LOC123915484 gene encoding casein kinase 1-like protein 3, whose translation MERIVGGNYKLGRKIGSGSFGEIYLATHIDTFEIVAIKIENTKTKHPQLIYEAKLYKILQGGSGIPSIKWFGVDGEDNVLAIDLLGPSLEDLFVYCGRKFSLKTVLMLADQMITRIEYVHSKGYLHRDIKPDNFLMGLGRKANQVYIIDFGLAKRYRDSATHRHIPYRENKSLTGTARYASCNTHLGIELSRRDDLESLGYVLLYFLRGSLPWQGLKAATKKQKYDKICQKKVSTPIEVLCKSHPVEFASYFHYCHSLTFDQRPDYGFLKRLFRDLFAREGYAFDFVFDWTILKYQQSQKHVVQPSLPPVPGAINRHAVPMDVDNRQGLGEERIRSGNATGSGGKVQFKSPAGRNLSSENPLNKNILGEANMASTSYSPAGTSKRNPLNPALSAEPSDRGHEQGSKVGPSSSWMSSLQRNSSSK comes from the exons ATGGAACGCATCGTTGGCGGCAACTACAAGCTCGGCCGCAAGATCGGAAGTGGATCCTTCGGTGAAATCTATCTCG CTACGCATATTGATACCTTTGAAATCGTCGCCATCAAAATC GAGAACACTAAAACAAAGCATCCACAACTAATTTATGAGGCGAAGCTCTACAAAATTCTTCAAGGAGGAA GTGGCATTCCAAGCATAAAATGGTTTGGAGTAGACGGTGAGGATAACGTGCTTGCTATTGATTTATTGGGGCCTAGTCTTGAGGATCTTTTTGTGTATTGTGGGAGGAAGTTCTCGTTGAAGACTGTGTTAATGTTAGCTGATCAAATG ATTACTAGAATAGAATATGTGCATTCGAAAGGATATTTACATAGGGATATTAAACCCGATAACTTCCTCATGGGACTTGGTCGGAAGGCTAACCAG GTTTACATAATTGATTTTGGGCTAGCAAAACGGTATAGGGACTCTGCAACCCATCGCCACATTCCTTACAG GGAGAACAAAAGCTTAACAGGGACTGCTCGATATGCAAGTTGCAATACTCATCTTGGGATTG AGCTAAGTAGGCGGGATGATTTGGAATCGCTAGGATATGTACTTCTCTACTTCCTTAGGGGAAG cCTTCCTTGGCAAGGCCTAAAGGCTGCAACAAAGAAACAGAAGTATGATAAAATATGTCAGAAGAAGGTATCAACTCCTATCGAG GTACTATGCAAATCTCATCCCGTAGAGTTTGCTTCATACTTCCATTACTGCCACTCATTGACGTTTGATCAGCGGCCTGATTATGGATTCTTGAAACGCCTATTTAGAGACCTATTTGCTCGGGAAG GTTATGCATTTGATTTCGTTTTTGATTGGACCATTTTAAAGTACCAGCAATCACAGAAGCATGTAGTGCAGCCTTCCTTACCT CCTGTTCCTGGTGCAATTAACCGTCATGCAGTCCCGATGGATGTTGACAACCGTCAAG GGCTTGGTGAAGAGCGAATTAGATCCGGAAATGCTACTGGTTCTGGTGGTAAAGTTCAGTTTAAATCACCAGCTGGTAGAAACTTGAGTTCTGAAAATCCTCTTAACAAGAAT ATTTTGGGTGAAGCAAATATGGCCTCTACTTCGTATTCCCCGGCTGGTACTTCAAAAAGGAACCCCTTGAACCCTGCCTTGTCTGCTGAACCTTCCGACCGTGGACATGAGCAAGGCAGTAAAGTTGGCCCATCAAGTAGCTGGATGTCATCTCTGCAACGCAATTCTTCTTCCAAATGA
- the LOC123915485 gene encoding probable RNA methyltransferase At5g51130 produces MSEDNNGRKREQVETLKQKQNNKKPKQVFPYGNYKSYYNYRIGDGVDCDPRLKVFRKEWFEGKDCLDIGCNSGIITIQIALKFNCRSILGVDIDSDRVEDGNWNLRKTARLKSAANKPSKVSKLKDNSHTDHSENNATVPSNVDTKEISIEPSSLEQVDLLKTVSFKRENFVLTPHPLGKQYDTILCLSVSKWIHLNWGDDGLITLFAETWKLLRPGGIFVLEPQPWKSYVSNRAVSETTAANFRNIKFRPQDFQEILLDKIGFRTVEAITSDLTGSTTGFNRPILIFQK; encoded by the exons ATGAGCGAAGACAACAATGGTAGAAAGCGCGAACAAGTTGAAACcctaaaacaaaaacagaacaaTAAAAAGCCTAAGCAAGTTTTCCCTTACGGAAACTACAAGAGTTACTACAATTATCGA aTTGGTGATGGCGTTGATTGTGATCCTCGGTTGAAAGTGTTCAGGAAGGAGTGGTTTGAAGGGAAGGATTGTCTTGATATTGGTTGCAACAGTGGAATAATCACCATACAAATTG CACTGAAGTTTAACTGCCGCAGCATTCTTGGAGTTGACATTGATTCAG ATCGAGTGGAAGATGGAAATTGGAATTTGAGAAAAACTGCTAGATTGAAATCCGCCGCAAATAAACCTTCAAAGGTCTCCAAACTCAAGGACAACAGCCATACAGACCATTCAGAGAACAATGCTACTGTACCATCAAACGTTGATACGAAAGAAATTTCAATAGAGCCTTCTTCTTTGGAACAAGTTGATCTGCTTAAGACTGTTTCTTTTAAACGGGAAAATTTTGTGCTCACTCCGCACCCACTAGGAAAGCAATATGATACTATTCTCTG TCTGAGTGTATCAAAATGGATACATCTAAATTGGGGGGATGACGGCTTAATTACATTATTTGCAGAGACTTGGAAGCTGCTCCGACCA GGTGGCATTTTTGTGTTGGAACCTCAGCCATGGAAGTCATATGTAAGCAACCGTGCTGTCTCAGAG ACCACCGCTGCCAACTTCCGTAATATCAAGTTTCGGCCACAAGATTTTCAAGAAATACTGCTAGATAAG ATTGGATTTAGAACAGTAGAAGCAATCACTTCAGATTTGACAGGTAGCACAACTGGTTTCAACAGaccaattttgatttttcagaAATAA
- the LOC123915486 gene encoding probable lactoylglutathione lyase, chloroplastic isoform X1, which yields MATSIRPTLSSFTLSPLFNRSPRVSFSHFSTVAVPQSHSLGLKLVRKNGNSMRVMASGNVSSSVTAASSENLLEWVKQDKRRLLHVVYRVGDLDRTIKFYTECLGMKLLRKRDIPEEKYTNAFLGYGPEDSHFVIELTYNYGVDKYDIGTAFGHFGIAVDDITKTVELIRAKGGKITREPGPVKGGKTVIAFVEDPDGYKFELLERGPTPEPLCQVMLRVGDLNRSIEFYEKAFGMELLRTRDNPESKYTIAMLGYGPEDKNAVLELTYNYGVTEYDKGNAYAQIAIGTDDVYKTAEAIKLSTGKLTREPGPLPGISTKITACLDPDGWKTVFVDNIDFLKELE from the exons ATGGCTACTTCAATTCGACCCACTCTTTCTTCCTTTACCCTTTCACCTCTCTTCAATCGTTCTCCTCGAGTCTCTTTCTCCCATTTTTCTACCg tAGCAGTTCCACAATCCCATAGTCTTGGCTTAAAATTGGTCAGAAAAAATGGAAACTCTATGAGAGTGATGGCATCTGGGAACGTGTCTTCATCAGTCACAGCTGCTTCATCAGAAAATCTACTTGAATGGGTCAAACAAGATAAAAGAAGATTGCTTCATGTTGTTTATCGTGTTGGGGACTTGGATAGAACCATTAA ATTTTATACTGAGTGTCTGGGAATGAAGCTACTCCGAAAGCGCGACATACCGGAGGAGAAATATACTAATGCTTTTCTTGGATATGGACCTGAAGACTCACATTTTGTTATTGAACTCACATACA ATTACGGAGTTGACAAGTATGACATTGGAACTGCATTTGGCCATTTTGGTATTGCGGTCGATGAT ATTACAAAAACAGTGGAACTAATAAGAGCTAAGGGTGGCAAAATAACTAGAGAGCCTGGTCCTGTCAAAGGAGGCAAAACAGTAATTGCATTTGTTGAAGACCCTGATGGTTACAAATTCGAACTTTTGGAAAGAGGTCCCACTCCTGAGCCATTGTGCCAAGTGATGCTTCGAGTGGGTGATCTTAACCGTTCAATAGAATTTTACGAGAAG GCTTTTGGTATGGAGCTGCTTCGCACACGGGATAATCCAGAGTCCAAG TATACCATAGCAATGCTGGGTTATGGCCCAGAAGATAAAAATGCTGTTCTGGAGTTGACTTACAATTATGGAGTCACTGAATATGATAAAGGAAATGCTTATGCTCAG ATTGCAATAGGCACAGATGATGTGTACAAAACTGCGGAAGCGATTAAACTATCCACAGGAAAGCTTACACGGGAACCTGGACCGCTGCCTGGTATCAGCACAAAAATTACTGCATGCTTGGATCCCGATGGATGGAAGACG GTTTTTGTAGATAATATTGATTTTCTTAAGGAGTTGGAGTAG
- the LOC123915486 gene encoding probable lactoylglutathione lyase, chloroplastic isoform X3 encodes MATSIRPTLSSFTLSPLFNRSPRVSFSHFSTVPQSHSLGLKLVRKNGNSMRVMASGNVSSSVTAASSENLLEWVKQDKRRLLHVVYRVGDLDRTIKFYTECLGMKLLRKRDIPEEKYTNAFLGYGPEDSHFVIELTYNYGVDKYDIGTAFGHFGIAVDDITKTVELIRAKGGKITREPGPVKGGKTVIAFVEDPDGYKFELLERGPTPEPLCQVMLRVGDLNRSIEFYEKAFGMELLRTRDNPESKYTIAMLGYGPEDKNAVLELTYNYGVTEYDKGNAYAQIAIGTDDVYKTAEAIKLSTGKLTREPGPLPGISTKITACLDPDGWKTVFVDNIDFLKELE; translated from the exons ATGGCTACTTCAATTCGACCCACTCTTTCTTCCTTTACCCTTTCACCTCTCTTCAATCGTTCTCCTCGAGTCTCTTTCTCCCATTTTTCTACCg TTCCACAATCCCATAGTCTTGGCTTAAAATTGGTCAGAAAAAATGGAAACTCTATGAGAGTGATGGCATCTGGGAACGTGTCTTCATCAGTCACAGCTGCTTCATCAGAAAATCTACTTGAATGGGTCAAACAAGATAAAAGAAGATTGCTTCATGTTGTTTATCGTGTTGGGGACTTGGATAGAACCATTAA ATTTTATACTGAGTGTCTGGGAATGAAGCTACTCCGAAAGCGCGACATACCGGAGGAGAAATATACTAATGCTTTTCTTGGATATGGACCTGAAGACTCACATTTTGTTATTGAACTCACATACA ATTACGGAGTTGACAAGTATGACATTGGAACTGCATTTGGCCATTTTGGTATTGCGGTCGATGAT ATTACAAAAACAGTGGAACTAATAAGAGCTAAGGGTGGCAAAATAACTAGAGAGCCTGGTCCTGTCAAAGGAGGCAAAACAGTAATTGCATTTGTTGAAGACCCTGATGGTTACAAATTCGAACTTTTGGAAAGAGGTCCCACTCCTGAGCCATTGTGCCAAGTGATGCTTCGAGTGGGTGATCTTAACCGTTCAATAGAATTTTACGAGAAG GCTTTTGGTATGGAGCTGCTTCGCACACGGGATAATCCAGAGTCCAAG TATACCATAGCAATGCTGGGTTATGGCCCAGAAGATAAAAATGCTGTTCTGGAGTTGACTTACAATTATGGAGTCACTGAATATGATAAAGGAAATGCTTATGCTCAG ATTGCAATAGGCACAGATGATGTGTACAAAACTGCGGAAGCGATTAAACTATCCACAGGAAAGCTTACACGGGAACCTGGACCGCTGCCTGGTATCAGCACAAAAATTACTGCATGCTTGGATCCCGATGGATGGAAGACG GTTTTTGTAGATAATATTGATTTTCTTAAGGAGTTGGAGTAG
- the LOC123915486 gene encoding probable lactoylglutathione lyase, chloroplastic isoform X2 — MATSIRPTLSSFTLSPLFNRSPRVSFSHFSTAVPQSHSLGLKLVRKNGNSMRVMASGNVSSSVTAASSENLLEWVKQDKRRLLHVVYRVGDLDRTIKFYTECLGMKLLRKRDIPEEKYTNAFLGYGPEDSHFVIELTYNYGVDKYDIGTAFGHFGIAVDDITKTVELIRAKGGKITREPGPVKGGKTVIAFVEDPDGYKFELLERGPTPEPLCQVMLRVGDLNRSIEFYEKAFGMELLRTRDNPESKYTIAMLGYGPEDKNAVLELTYNYGVTEYDKGNAYAQIAIGTDDVYKTAEAIKLSTGKLTREPGPLPGISTKITACLDPDGWKTVFVDNIDFLKELE, encoded by the exons ATGGCTACTTCAATTCGACCCACTCTTTCTTCCTTTACCCTTTCACCTCTCTTCAATCGTTCTCCTCGAGTCTCTTTCTCCCATTTTTCTACCg CAGTTCCACAATCCCATAGTCTTGGCTTAAAATTGGTCAGAAAAAATGGAAACTCTATGAGAGTGATGGCATCTGGGAACGTGTCTTCATCAGTCACAGCTGCTTCATCAGAAAATCTACTTGAATGGGTCAAACAAGATAAAAGAAGATTGCTTCATGTTGTTTATCGTGTTGGGGACTTGGATAGAACCATTAA ATTTTATACTGAGTGTCTGGGAATGAAGCTACTCCGAAAGCGCGACATACCGGAGGAGAAATATACTAATGCTTTTCTTGGATATGGACCTGAAGACTCACATTTTGTTATTGAACTCACATACA ATTACGGAGTTGACAAGTATGACATTGGAACTGCATTTGGCCATTTTGGTATTGCGGTCGATGAT ATTACAAAAACAGTGGAACTAATAAGAGCTAAGGGTGGCAAAATAACTAGAGAGCCTGGTCCTGTCAAAGGAGGCAAAACAGTAATTGCATTTGTTGAAGACCCTGATGGTTACAAATTCGAACTTTTGGAAAGAGGTCCCACTCCTGAGCCATTGTGCCAAGTGATGCTTCGAGTGGGTGATCTTAACCGTTCAATAGAATTTTACGAGAAG GCTTTTGGTATGGAGCTGCTTCGCACACGGGATAATCCAGAGTCCAAG TATACCATAGCAATGCTGGGTTATGGCCCAGAAGATAAAAATGCTGTTCTGGAGTTGACTTACAATTATGGAGTCACTGAATATGATAAAGGAAATGCTTATGCTCAG ATTGCAATAGGCACAGATGATGTGTACAAAACTGCGGAAGCGATTAAACTATCCACAGGAAAGCTTACACGGGAACCTGGACCGCTGCCTGGTATCAGCACAAAAATTACTGCATGCTTGGATCCCGATGGATGGAAGACG GTTTTTGTAGATAATATTGATTTTCTTAAGGAGTTGGAGTAG